The window GCTGAGGATCGCAGGTCAACTGAGCGAGTTGCCACACCCACGGATTGGGCTGTCGGTGGGTCGAGTCATGGGCAATGCCGTGAAGCGAAATCGTTGGAAACGGTTGTTGCGCGAGGCGTTTCGGCTGTCGCGACCGAAACTGCCGGCGGGGCTAGACTTGATTGTGGTTCCGCGCGAGAACGTGAAGCCGGAACTTCGGCCACTGATGGAATCGCTCGTGACTTTGTCGTGGCGAGTGACAAAGCGGTTGAAGAGAGAAGAGTCGCTGGCGCGGCGCGAACGCCACGCCGAATAGGCAATCATTGTCGCAAGGTGTTGGTATGTCGGCCGATTTTCGCATCCGCGTTACGAAGGATTATCTTGTCTTTAGCGCCGCGCATTTCATCACGTTCAGTGGCAACGTG of the Pirellulales bacterium genome contains:
- the rnpA gene encoding ribonuclease P protein component; this encodes MNDQRFTKAMRLRSRTDFRRVYERKCWAGDSLLRIAGQLSELPHPRIGLSVGRVMGNAVKRNRWKRLLREAFRLSRPKLPAGLDLIVVPRENVKPELRPLMESLVTLSWRVTKRLKREESLARRERHAE